Proteins encoded by one window of Aspergillus puulaauensis MK2 DNA, chromosome 4, nearly complete sequence:
- a CDS encoding G1/S-specific cyclin (COG:D;~EggNog:ENOG410PI0X;~InterPro:IPR036915,IPR006671,IPR004367,IPR039361, IPR013763;~PFAM:PF02984,PF00134) has translation MAYHKRPTSSYQPCDTFFVESYEDFPVPRMDPKEHAKLIARERQYAIADELSRITSEEYREDVLSHMLDMDASTLADVESIDIQTEIQWFMRPYLLDFLIEAHTAFQLLPSTLFLTVNLLDRYCSKRVVYKRHYQLVGCAALLIAAKYGDKKDRVPTIRELKSMCCSLYDDDMFIQMEWHVLQTLGWTVGHPTVDTFLQTAVMDTPYDPEVEHLALYIAEISLFHREFVSKPSSDLARASLALSRCILNRPQPRHTEWASQYDSMTLVGLSQQLHQPSQVLARKYSSSHYSRVSKILEQFLARQASIASYSPPSPPSDMVDIEPKPYEGEIGLATPQKAPHPSNMPHGYITPPITPENEAFVNGSNAGYVKTVQVPSACSPSPTPSPSVQQYMTHNPYQQESAYVSQQFLQPQMSFTTGY, from the exons ATGGCCTACCACAAACGCCCTACCTCGAGCTACCAACCTTGTGACACATTCTTCGTGGAATCATACGAGGACTTTCCTGTTCCCCGGATGGATCCAAAGGAACATGCAAAGCTGATCGCTCGCGAGCGTCAGTATGCTATCGCCGATGAATTGTCCCGGATTACGAGCGAGGAATACCGTGAGGACGTGTTATCCCACATGCTGGACATGGAT GCTTCTACCCTTGCTGATGTCGAATCGATTGACATCCAAACGGAAATCCAGTGGTTCATGCGTCCTTACCTTCTTGACTTCCTAATCGAAGCTCATACCGCCTTCCAATTACTGCCATCGACCCTGTTCTTGACCGTCAACCTTCTCGATAGATACTGCTCCAAGCGTGTGGTCTATAAGAGACACTACCAACTGGTTGGCTGTGCAGCTTTGCTGATTGCGGCCAAGTATGGTGACAAGAAGGATCGTGTACCAACTATCCGGGAACTCAAGTCCATGTGCTGCTCCCTGTACGACGATGACATGTTCATCCAGATGGAATGGCATGTCTTGCAAACCCTTGGGTGGACAGTCGGACACCCAACCGTCGACACCTTCCTTCAGACAGCAGTCATGGACACTCCATACGACCCGGAGGTGGAACACCTAGCTCTCTATATTGCAGAGATCTCGCTCTTCCACCGCGAGTTCGTGTCCAAGCCATCGTCGGACCTTGCTAGGGCATCCCTTGCCCTATCACGGtgcatcctcaaccgcccTCAGCCCCGTCACACGGAATGGGCCTCGCAGTATGACTCGATGACGCTAGTTGGGCTGTCACAGCAGCTTCACCAGCCATCTCAGGTGCTCGCGAGGAAGTACTCCTCGTCTCACTATTCCCGGGTCTCCAAGATCCTCGAACAGTTCCTCGCTCGCCAGGCCTCGATCGCAAGTTACTCGCCGCCGAGCCCACCCTCCGACATGGTGGACATCGAACCCAAGCCATACGAAGGAGAAATTGGGCTTGCTACTCCTCAGAAGGCTCCTCATCCCTCCAACATGCCACACGGCTATATCACCCCTCCAATCACCCCTGAAAATGAAGCCTTCGTCAATGGTAGCAATGCTGGCTATGTGAAGACAGTCCAGGTGCCGAGCGCCTGCTCACCGTCACCCACACCTTCACCTAGTGTGCAGCAGTACATGACCCACAACCCCTACCAGCAGGAGTCTGCCTACGTGTCCCAACAATTTCTCCAACCCCAAATGAGCTTCACCACCGGATATTAG
- a CDS encoding uncharacterized protein (COG:S;~EggNog:ENOG410Q23A), with protein sequence MPHKVNESNSTLSSSGSSSSGDQVVVVPNLRGSNNAGPRKSQPPVVIHNHGGQTYDETRPSDWDRQRWK encoded by the exons ATGCCGCACAAAGTCAACGAGTCAAATTCCACGCTGTccagcagtggcagcagctccagcGGTGACCAGGTGGTGGTCGTCCCCAACCTGCGAG GGTCTAATAATGCCGGCCCCCGGAAATCACAACCCCCGGTGGTCATCCATAACCACGGCGGTCAGACTTACGATGAGACGAGGCCGTCTGACTGGGATAGACAGCGATGGAAGTAG
- a CDS encoding uncharacterized protein (TransMembrane:1 (i58-76o)) — TLFFRVHDSLAVVICWKEQFQFEFAPTELDLTGSLECGFRQTAAFYPTNHSNLVRRRLAERWVAIIWFVPVLLFHIPEYSRPAIIHWFLG, encoded by the exons ACGCTTTTTTTTCGTGTACATGATTCTCTTGCGGTTGTGATTTGCTGGAAG GAACAGTTTCAATTCGAATTCGCACCTACCGAACTCGACCTTACCGGATCCCTTGAATGTGGATTTCGACAAACCGCAGCTTTCTATCCTACGAATCACTCTAATCTTGTACGAAGACGCTTAGCAGAACGCTGGGTTGCAATAATCT GGTTCGTGCCTGTACTCCTGTTCCACATTCCGGAGTACTCCAGGCCCGCGATCATACACTGGTTCCTAGGGTGA
- a CDS encoding ATP-dependent helicase (COG:L;~EggNog:ENOG410PHAC;~InterPro:IPR000212,IPR027417,IPR014016,IPR014017, IPR013986,IPR034739;~PFAM:PF13361,PF13538,PF13245,PF00580;~go_function: GO:0003677 - DNA binding [Evidence IEA];~go_function: GO:0003678 - DNA helicase activity [Evidence IEA];~go_function: GO:0005524 - ATP binding [Evidence IEA];~go_function: GO:0016787 - hydrolase activity [Evidence IEA]), with the protein MDPLGPILDGLNTAQEAAVTSPASILQVLAPPGSGKTKTLTSRVAYLLGHDGYRPQDVICCTFTIKASREMRERLAKLVGDQVQSKLILGTFHSICRRYLVVYGHLIGLRKGFGIADSSDSLAIIRRIVKRLQLGIQPNTARSRISHQKAHNISPDEVATKYNKESKFLEHREFVQVYREYENELATSNLLDYDDLLLRCAELLRRHPECVSNVQVVLVDEFQDTNQIQYELMNLLASRNRRITVVGDPDQSIYGFRSAEIKNLTRMQRLYRNTEIVLLEDNYRSSASILKSAQDVIEQDSSRPAKKLQPTHNFGTLPVLRKLPSADAEAQWIVLEIKRCVGLTGKLLNYSDFVILLRSASLSRQIESAMGKHGVPYRMVGGQRFFDRVEIKLLLDYLRVISHPDNTEALLRIINVPSRKIGEETVKMLLSSAQKADKSLWVYIKDVAQGRRSTEKTLLKPASQGLSTLVGLIEYSREKLNQCSDRSAPRKMLEIVMKKLSFREFLTATYGANDENRWANVEELLTQADDTAGSEDEEERDESLPEIEGLSQEQAPPGEEALSQFLANVALSTEVLPQEGAQGEDEAQEEKVTISTIHAAKGLEWPVVFVPAAYEGIIPHSRAEDSDEERRLLYVAMTRAQALLYLSYPLRQARDGTETSVTSFLPQELITGWLRTVGPKLEEKVVYGIADILRRERPSIDTMVEGIGSLPSVYDDQWTEDGQESPNTVIRWDGTRATDDEPPSKRRRYDNGQYSASTTITSMSSTYTMNSSSFMAPTTMSAGFSTAREYIASTAMKSEQEQPAEVERKSKPKPVIGTFSNRAPASQKSISSFFGQPKSQPTEQNESGAGRVRPSQPSQASQGRLATTAYPNRNVSSIDARPGNTIPAQYIGHRPPTQHFRPPRPALEPSDPNRYTWLAAPSKPADKADSRSSQVNTEVIDGNDSRKESATSEARNCVGTAGAMRPATTYHTTTMSMMQSGGQTARRTLGIRRSMNGWEERMKREK; encoded by the exons ATGGATCCTCTTGGGCCCATTCTAGATGGTCTAAATACTGCCCAGGAAGCCGCCGTAACATCTCCGGCGTCAATTCTACAAGTTCTTGCTCCTCCGGGCTCGGGAAAGACCAAGACACTGACCTCGCGCGTCGCCTATCTACTCGGGCACGATGGATACCGTCCGCAAGATGTCATTTGCTGCACATTTACCATAAAGGCCAGTCGAGAGATGCGAGAGCGGCTGGCCAAACTGGTGGGTGACCAAGTGCAATCGAAGCTGATCCTGGGAACGTTCCATTCGATCTGCCGGCGATACTTGGTTGTATACGGACATCTGATCGGGCTACGAAAAGGGTTTGGGATTGCGGACTCGTCGGATTCTTTGGCGATTATACGG AGAATCGTGAAGCGACTGCAGCTCGGAATTCAACCCAACACCGCGAGATCCCGAATATCCCACCAAAAAGCACACAACATTTCTCCGGACGAGGTCGCGACTAAATACAATAAGGAGAGCAAGTTCCTAGAACATCGCGAGTTTGTTCAAGTATATCGGGAGTACGAGAATGAGCTAGCCACATCAAACCTACTTGACTACGATGATCTGCTGCTACGATGCGCAGAGTTGCTTAGGCGGCACCCGGAGTGTGTATCCAACGTTCAGGTGGTTTTGGTGGATGAGTTTCAAGATACAAATCAAATTCAATACGAACTGATGAACCTTCTTGCGTCTCGGAATAGGCGCATCACAGTCGTTGGAGATCCGGACCAGAGTATCTACGGGTTTCGTTCTGCGGAGATCAAGAACCTAACGCGGATGCAGCGATTATACAGAAACACTGAGATTGTGCTTTTGGAGGACAATTATCGATCCTCGGCTTCTATCCTTAAGTCTGCTCAGGATGTCATTGAGCAAGACTCATCACGGCCGGCGAAAAAGTTACAGCCAACGCACAATTTTGGCACGCTACCGGTGCTACGCAAACTACCGTCTGCCGATGCAGAGGCTCAATGGATTGTACTGGAGATTAAGAGATGCGTGGGTTTGACGGGAAAGCTATTAAACTACTCCGATTTTGTCATCCTACTTAGATCGGCTTCGCTATCGCGACAAATTGAATCTGCCATGGGAAAACATGGTGTCCCTTATCGGATGGTCGGAGGACAGAGGTTCTTTGATCGGGTTGAAATCAAGCTGCTTTTAGATTACCTGCGAGTGATCAGCCATCCCGATAACACGGAAGCACTTCTACGCATCATCAACGTTCCTTCGAGAAAAATTGGCGAGGAGACCGTCAAAATGCTATTGAGCAGCGCTCAGAAAGCCGATAAATCCCTGTGGGTCTATATCAAGGATGTAGCACAAGGTCGCAGGTCGACCGAAAAGACTTTGTTGAAACCCGCCAGCCAAGGACTAAGCACTTTGGTTGGGCTAATTGAATACTCTAGGGAGAAGCTCAACCAGTGTTCTGACCGATCTGCCCCTCgaaagatgttggagatTGTGATGAAGAAGCTCTCGTTCCGCGAATTTCTTACTGCAACGTATGGGGCGAATGATGAAAATAGGTGGGCCAACGTGGAGGAACTTCTAACTCAGGCAGACGACACTGCTGGgtctgaagacgaagaggagcgaGATGAGAGTCTTCCTGAGATTGAGGGCCTTTCTCAGGAGCAAGCGCCCCCTGGTGAGGAGGCATTGTCCCAATTCCTAGCAAATGTGGCATTATCAACCGAGGTTCTTCCACAAGAAGGTGCCCagggagaggacgaggcACAGGAAGAAAAGGTCACCATTTCGACCATTCATGCGGCCAAAGGACTAGAATGGCCTGTCGTGTTCGTTCCAGCGGCGTACGAAGGGATTATACCACATTCCCGCGCAGAAGATTCCGATGAGGAGAGGAGACTGCTTTATGTTGCCATGACTAGAGCACAGGCGCTGTTATACCTAAGTTATCCGCTTCGGCAGGCCCGAGATGGTACGGAAACCAGCGTGACGTCGTTTCTGCCACAAGAATTAATCACCGGCTGGCTTCGCACGGTTGGGCCGAAACTAGAAGAGAAGGTTGTTTATGGCATTGCAGACATACTGCGTCGAGAACGTCCGTCGATCGATACCATGGTTGAGGGAATTGGATCACTTCCTTCTGTATACGATGATCAATGGACCGAGGATGGACAGGAGTCGCCCAACACAGTCATTCGGTGGGATGGCACTCGGGCGACTGACGATGAACCCCCTAGCAAACGACGGCGGTACGACAACGGGCAGTACTCGGCAAGCACGACAATCACGAGCATGTCCTCGACATATACCATGAACAGCTCGAGCTTTATGGCACCTACTACCATGTCGGCGGGCTTTTCAACCGCTCGCGAGTACATAGCTAGCACTGCCATGAAGTCGGAACAGGAACAACCGGCAGAGGTAGAGCGCAAGAGCAAACCGAAGCCGGTAATTGGAACTTTCAGCAACCGAGCGCCCGCCTCACAGAAAAGCATTTCATCCTTCTTCGGTCAGCCAAAGTCCCAGCCTACAGAACAAAACGAGTCGGGCGCAGGGCGTGTCCGGCCGTCGCAGCCGTCGCAGGCTTCTCAGGGCCGGCTTGCTACCACAGCTTATCCCAATAGAAACGTATCCTCGATCGACGCACGTCCGGGAAACACCATCCCTGCGCAGTACATCGGCCACCGCCCTCCAACGCAACATTTCCGCCCGCCTCGTCCGGCTCTTGAACCTTCTGACCCGAACCGCTACACATGGTTGGCTGCTCCTTCGAAACCCGCGGACAAGGCAGATTCACGCAGCAGTCAGGTGAACACTGAGGTCATCGACGGGAACGATAGTCGCAAGGAGTCTGCGACGAGCGAGGCGAGAAACTGTGTTGGGACAGCAGGGGCTATGCGGCCAGCGACCACGTACCACACAACAACGATGTCAATGATGCAGTCAGGAGGGCAGACAGCGAGGAGAACATTAGGAATTCGACGCAGTATGAACGGATGGGAGGAAcggatgaagagggagaagtga